Proteins co-encoded in one Glandiceps talaboti chromosome 22, keGlaTala1.1, whole genome shotgun sequence genomic window:
- the LOC144452314 gene encoding carbohydrate sulfotransferase 1-like has translation MKTVVFWFVIILVIVVNIMIYHGYLIVYMATRQTIPGDVIDTAKRKTDETVFEAPKKQDDVLNTKNGLRILIIGAFRSGSTFTGQLLNQNPSIFYFFEPLRLVQDIVHGNMISDDLQNSTKFELIDNLFNCRFPSYYVHHMRNWDFATHESKALRRVCRQNGGCSRTSTRDFSDSCKLHNHIAMKVIRLDSVELLKPLIADEGLNLKILHLVRDPRGVANSRKSLYRSWENRSLDKLGLTDGLRHYCEQTADMISFSAKLPGWMKGRYKIMRYEDAAMEPLQTAKNIYKYLGLPFPKPVRLWINKNTKEENLLDFSNMKTKKNSSATAQAWRTRLAFRDVQTLQPICAKLMHLLRYENLQNEADMRNLSVKTF, from the coding sequence ATGAAGACAGTCGTTTTCTggtttgtcataattttggtAATCGTTGTCAATATCATGATTTACCATGGTTATCTAATAGTTTACATGGCAACCCGACAAACAATACCCGGTGACGTCATCGATACAGCGAAAAGGAAAACAGACGAGACTGTGTTTGAGGCCCCGAAGAAACAAGATGACGTATTAAACACCAAAAATGGACTACGTATTTTGATAATTGGAGCATTTCGAAGTGGATCAACTTTTACAGGACAACTTTTGAACCAGAATCCttcaattttttacttttttgaacCACTGAGATTAGTTCAAGATATCGTACATGGAAATATGATTAGCGATGATTTACAAAACTCAACAAAATTTGAATTAATTGATAATCTATTTAATTGTCGTTTTCCATCATATTACGTACATCATATGCGTAACTGGGATTTTGCTACGCATGAAAGTAAAGCACTTAGAAGGGTTTGCAGACAGAACGGTGGATGTAGCAGGACTTCAACGCGAGATTTCTCCGACAGCTGTAAACTTCATAATCACATAGCTATGAAAGTTATACGTTTAGACTCTGTCGAACTTTTGAAACCATTAATAGCTGACGAGGGACTAAATCTAAAAATACTACACCTCGTCCGGGATCCAAGGGGTGTCGCAAACTCAAGAAAATCATTGTATCGAAGCTGGGAGAACAGGTCTTTAGACAAACTAGGCCTGACTGATGGATTAAGACATTATTGTGAACAAACTGCAGATATGATTAGTTTTAGTGCTAAATTACCCGGATGGATGAAGGGTCGGTATAAAATAATGCGGTACGAGGATGCTGCAATGGAACCATTACAGACAgcaaaaaatatttacaaatatttagggCTTCCGTTTCCTAAGCCAGTCAGACTCTGgattaataaaaatacaaaagaagAAAACCTTCTTGACTTCAGTAATATGAAGACAAAGAAAAATTCGTCAGCTACAGCTCAAGCATGGCGGACAAGGCTAGCATTTCGTGATGTGCAAACACTTCAGCCGATTTGTGCCAAGTTGATGCATCTTTTGAGgtatgaaaatttacaaaacgaAGCAGACATGAGAAATCTTTCAGTCAAGACTTTCTAG